The Fibrobacter sp. UWR3 nucleotide sequence CGCGGGATATTCCAGGAGAGCGAATCCGCATACTTCGGGAAGTTTTCGTATATCTCGAGCAGGGTCCACACGGTAATGCCCGAGTTCACGATGTACTTGCCGTAGTCGCCAGCATCGTACCAGCCGCGTGCGGAATTGAATACGGCCGCCTTCGGGTTCTTCGCCACGTTCTTCGCGCCGGTCGCCTCGGCAAACGTCTTCGCCGTCGCCGCATCGCTCCCGTAAACAATCACCTTGTCATCCATGTGGCCCGCGGCGCGCGCCCACTTGCCCGCGTACTGCGGTTCGAGCGGCATGCTTGCACGCTGGTAGTAGAACCACTTGAGGGCGGCCTTCACGAGGTCGCCGTAAACATCCTTCCCCACCGCAATCGGGTTGCCCACGTAGGCGCCGGCACGGAACAGGCGGTAGGTTCCCGGAGTCTTGATAGCAGAGATATCGAAGGTCTGCACCTCCTCGCCGCTGTAGTCCCAGTCATAAACATCGGGAGCGTCGAGGGTCAGCACCGTCTTCCCGTTCATGTCGCGCACCTCGAGGCCGCTCGCGTCGTTACCCGGATACACGACCGTCTTCTCGGCTTCGGGGTAAAACCCGAGCTGGTTCACGAGAGGGCCCGCGAAGGCAGAAACCGCAGACAACGAAAGCGCGGCAACAGCGACCGCGCGCACACCAAATACATTCTTGTATACACTCATACCCAGAATATACCTAAAAATACCAGGCACCGGAACCGTTTCAAGGGCTTTTCCCGTTTTCAAGTGAAAACATCTCCCCAAACAAAAGAAACCCGGCTCAAGCGAGTCGGGTTTTCTTTTGCAAGATCCTCGCTTTCGCGAGGATGACATCCGCCCATTACTTCTTAGAACGGTGGCTGTTCTTGATCCATTCGGTCTTGTGGACTTCCGGGATGTCGTCGAGCAGGCGGAGCGTATGCGGTTCGGTCGTGTTGTCGAGCACTTCTGCCGGAGTACCCTGGTTCACGATCTTGCCGTCGTGCATGATGAAGATACGGTCGCTAACGTAGTTCGCAAGGCCGATATCGTGGGTCACGAACACCACGGTCATCTTCAGCTCGTCTTTCAACTTGCGAAGGTAATCGAGGATGTTTGCACGCACGCAGGCGTCCACCATGGAGGTAGCTTCGTCGGCAATCAGCACCTTCGGGCGGAGCGCGAAGATACGGGCCAAAAGCATACGCTGCATCTGGCCACCGGAAAGCTCGAACGGGTACTTGCCTTCGATGTCGGCAGGCATCACGTTCACGGCCATCAGGCCTTCGTCCACGCGGCGGCGGATTTCGTCCTTGGAGGGCTTGTCCTTCAAGATGTTCAGGGCGTCTTCCAGCTGGCTACGGATAGTAAAGAACTGGTTGAAGCATCCGAACGGGTCCTGGAACACGGACTGGACTTCGTTCCAGTGGTCCCTCAGGTTCTTGATGGGCTTGTCGCGGTAAAGGAACTGGCCACGCGTCGGCTTGTAGAGGCCGAGCATGATCTTTGCGAGCACGGACTTGCCGCAGCCCGAACCACCCACGATGGAGATGAATTCCTCGTCATAGATATCAAAGGAAACATCCTTCACGGCGGTCTTCAGGCTCTTGCCCGCACCAAAGTCCTTGCTGATGCGCTTGGCAGAGAAAACAACGGGCTTATCACTTAGCATAATCGCACCTCACGTCACGATCGCCGACAACGCGGAGATTCTGAGTGTTCTTCTTAAACGGGCAGTCCTTGGCCTTGCTGCAACGCGGAGCGAAGCGGCAACCCTCAATCTTGTTCTTGAGGCTCGGGGGAGCGCCTTCAATAGCCACCGGGTGGCGGCCACGCTGGCTTGCCTCGGTACTGAGCATGGCGCCCATGAGTGCCTGCGTGTACGGATGGCGCGGGTCCTTCACGACCTGTTCCGCAGTGCCCTTTTCCACGAATTCGCCGGCGTACATAATTGCAATGTTGTCTGCAACGTGGTACAGGAGCGGGAGTTCGTGGGTAATGAAGATCATCGTGCTGAAGATACCCTTGTCAAGAAGATCGAAAATCATCTTGATCACTTCCTTCTGGGTCGAAACGTCCAGGGCGGAAGTCGGTTCGTCGGCAATCACCATCTGCGGGTTGAGCAAGGTGGAAATACCGATAACGGAACGCTGGCGTTCACCGGCGGTCAGCTGGATGGGGTAAGAATCGAGCACGCGCTTCGTGTCCATTCCGAACAGGTCGAAACGTTCACAGAGGCGGTCGTAAATTTCCTTGTGGTCGAGTTTCTTGCCGGGCTGCTGGTGAGCGGCAATCACGTCGGCGGCGATGTCCTTGATCTTGCGGACCGGGTTCAGGGCGTTGAACGCACCCTGCGGAATCATCGAGACCTTCTGGGCCAAGACGTTCGCACGGACGTCTTCCACCTTGCGGTTCATGAGCGATTCCATCTTGGTGCCGTTCCACACGCGCACGTCGCTCTTGCCTTCGGGGTAGAGCGGCGGGATGCACATGCCCATAAGGCCAGACACGAGAGTCGACTTACCGCATCCGGATTCGCCCGCGATGCCGAGGATTTCGCCCTGCTTCATGGAGAAGCTCACGTTCGTCACGGCATGGGTCTTATCGCCGAAGCGGCCCAAGTAATACAGGCTGAGGTTATCTACTTCAAAAACATTTTCTGCCATTTCGTTACCTCTTACTTGCGGAGCCTGGGGTTAAACACGCCTTCCATCGAAGTATTGATGAGGTAGAGCGCGAAAACCGTGAGAGTAATAATGATGGTCGCCGGGAGGAACGCAATCCAGATACCGCCGGAAAGCGCACCGTTGTCCTTCGCCTGGTTCAGAATGATACCGAGGGAAGTGGAATCCAGAGGACCGAGGCCAATCATGGAGATGGAGGCTTCGGAAAGGATACCCGAGGACACCTGCATGATGAACACCATGAACACGTACGAAAGCAGGTACGGGAGCACATGCTTCAGCACGATGGTGAGCGTCGATGCACCGTTGATGCGGGCGAGCGCGATGTGGTCGCGGCTACGCAGGGAGGATGCCTGCGCACGCACGGCACGGGCAGACCAGCTCCAGGCGGTAAGGCCGATGATAAGGCCAATCAGCGTGAGCGAACGGCCATCCTTCACGGCAGAGCTGATGAGCACGAGAATCACGAACTGCGGAATCACGATAAAGATATTCGTGAGCATGTTCAGGACTTCGTCAATCCAGCCGCCACGGAAACCGCCGAACAGGCCGACAAGCACACCAATAGTCGTAGCGATGACACCGGCAACCAGGCCCACATAGAGCGAGGAGCGGAGACCCGCAATCAGGAGCGACACGTAGTCACGGCCGAGGTGGTCGGTACCGAGCAGGTGGTCTGCGCTGGAACCGGCGTAGGGGCCAGCCATCATGTCGCGAGCGTTGATGTCAACGTGATAGAAGAGAGGTCCAAAGAGCGCAATCAAAAGCGACAGCACAAAGATGGACACGCCGATTACGAACATCGGGGACTTGAGAAGATTTCTAAGAAGTTTACCCATGATTACTTACCTCCCATCTGGAGACCGGCCTTGACGCGCGGGTCAAAGATTGCAATCAAAACGTCGACCGCGAAGTTAGCGACGAGCACGCAGGTCGAAATCATGAGCGTGCAGCCCTGAATCGTGGCGTAGTCGTTCTGCTGGATGGCGGTGAGCATCGCCATACCGAGGCCGGGGTAAGAGAAGATCATTTCGGTAATGAGGGCGCCGCCCACCATCGCACCGAGGCTCTGGGCAAGGCCAGTGAGCTGCGGGAGCATGGCGTTACGGAACACGTAGCTGATAATCTTGCCTTCACGGAGGCCCAGCCACTTCGCGTACTTCATGTAGTCGGTACCGAGTTCGTAGATGGACATGGAACGCATACCGGTCGCCTGGCCCGAAAGAAGAATCGGGAACACAGAGAAGAACGGGAGCACGTAGTAGTACCCGACGCTCTTGATGTTGTTCCAGGTGAAGGTAAGTTCCGGAATATCCGGGCTGTAGGCGCCCATGGCCGGGAACCAGCCGAGCGTAATGGAGAAGAGCGCCACCAGGAGCATACCGAACACGAAGAACGGCACGCCGTTGAGGAACATGGCGCACGGGAAGAACACCTTGTCGAAGATGCCGCGCTTGTATGCAGCGAAAGCACCGAGGAGGTTACCGACAATCCAGCCGAGGATAATGGTCGGGGCCTGGATAGCGAGGGTCCACGGGAGGGATTCCTTGATAATATCGGTAACCGGCTTCGGGTACTGGCTGTAAGAAAGGCCGAGGTCACCCTTGAAGACATTCTTGATATAGACCAGGAACTGGGAAATGCCCGAGGCGAGTTTCGGGTCGGTCTTGAGAACGACCTGATCAACCATGACCGTATCCTGATGCTCGGCCTGGACCTGCTCCATGACGGCGACAGTCTCGACCTTCGCGACCTTCTTCTTGGTCTTCGGGTCCTTCTCCATCACGGGCTTGCCCTTCGCGTCGAGAACCGGCTTCTCTTCGAATACCGGATTGCCCTGTTCGTCAACCTTCTGGCGTTCGACCATGACCGGGTTGCCCTCGGCATCGACGTCCTTGACCACCCTGAACACGGGCTTGCCACTTTCATCGAGCTTGGGGACCTTCACTGTCTTGACCTGGCCGTTCTCGTCGACCTCAGGTTCATAGACAACGTTGCCTTGATCGTCAAGTTCGGCCATGCCGAATGCCTTGAGCAAGGTTTCCTTCTTGAGCTTGGCCTGCTCCGGAGAGAGCCCCTGGGCGGCCTTACCCATGATGATATCGACGGGGTTGTTTTCACCCATGCGCGGCAGGGTGAAGTTGATTGCAACCGCTACGACAAACGTCAGAAGGTACCAGAATGCCTTCTGCAGGACATAGCGTAGCATAGGATACTGTTTAAGCATTTATAGTCCTTTTATTCCTTTGAATTACTTGAGCTTCAGGTTCCAGAGGACCTTCGTGCCAGAAGCGATCCACGGCAGCTGGGCCGGGGCGTAGGCGTTTTCTGCAGAGGGCCAGTTGGTCCAGACCTTGTCGCTGAACTCGTAGTACTGTTCCGGGAGGTAAGCGAGCGGAATCGCCGGCTGGTCTTCCATGAAGATCTTGTTGAGTTCGCGGTAGGCTTCAGCCTTCTTGGCTTCGTCGGTCATGAGCGGGATTTCGGCGAGGAGCTTGTCCACTTCGGGGCGGAATTCCTTGGTGCCCGGCTGGTTGTAACGGCCGATGTTGGTGCCGGCCCAGTCGCCGAGCTTCTGCCAGTCGCGGCTAGACATGACTTCGTTGAAGCGGCTCCACGGGAGAGACGGAGACACGTCTGCAGTCGGCTTGTGCATGATGAGGTCGAAGTTGCCGGTGCCCATGGCAGGCCAGTACTGACCGCCATCCACGAAGCCTTCACGAACGTCGATACCGGCCTTGCGCATGCCTTCGACAGCGATGTTCACGATGGATTCCCAGTCGGTCCAGCCGGCCGGAGAGGTAATGAAGAGGGTCGGGATCTTTTCGCCCTTGGCGTTTTCCATGTGGTCGAGAGAACCGTCGTCCTTGAACACGGACTTGTAGCCGGCTTCGGTAAGCATGGCCTTCACAGTCTTGAGACGTTCGGCCTCGTCAACGATGTCGAGCTTCACGCCGACCTTCTGGTCTTCGGCGTTGATGTACTTGCCTTCGAGGTTCGTCGGCATGATGAGGCCCGGCTGCAGCTGAGAGGTGTAACCGGAGAGAGCGAACTGACGGATAGCGTTGTAGTCGATGGCCGTAGCGAGGGCACGACGGAAACGCTTGTCGTTGAGGGGTTCCTTCATGGTGTTGATCATGAGCATCGGCATAGCGCCCGGAGTGAAGTACGGAGCATCGTTCAACCAGGTATGCACGCCGGCGCTCTTGAGGTCGCCAATACGCGGAATGAAGGACATGGAAGCATCGAGTTCACCCTTGCGGAGAGCGATGGTGTTGTGCTCGTTGCTCTTGTAAATCGGGTGGACAATGAACTTCGGAGCCGGGAGCTTGCCCTCGTGGAGAGCGGCGTTGCCCCAGTAGTCGTCACGACGTTCGAGGATAATCTTGTTCGCGGAGTAGTCCTTGATGGTGTACGGGCCAGAAACGACCGGGTTCTTGTCCATCATGAGCTTCTTCACTTCGTCGAGACCCTTTTCGGCAACGAGCGGTTCAAACACGTGAGCCGGCACGATGCGGATGGCCTGGAGGAGGTCCATCACAGAAAGCGGGTTGTTGCGCTTGTCCTTGGCAACGATGAAGGAAATGCGTTCAGCAACGGGAGCGTCCGCCGCTGCCGGTTCGGCCTTGAGGGTATCCACATGGATTGCGGAAATCTGTTCGGTGGTGTTGATGGAACCGTTCGTGAAGATGAACTTCACGTCGTTGGAGTTCACCTGCTTGCCGTCGCTCCACTTGGCGGCGGGGTTCAGGTCAATCACGATGCTGTCGTTGTTGGAAAGTTCCGGAACCAGCGTGCCAAGAAGGGCTTCGATCTGACCGTTCAGGGTGTTGTAGGTGACGAGCGGTTCGTACACCAGGTTGAAGCGGCCACCCACCGGCCATGCAGCCATCCAGCTTTCGGCGAGCGGGTTGAACGTAGC carries:
- a CDS encoding ABC transporter ATP-binding protein; the protein is MLSDKPVVFSAKRISKDFGAGKSLKTAVKDVSFDIYDEEFISIVGGSGCGKSVLAKIMLGLYKPTRGQFLYRDKPIKNLRDHWNEVQSVFQDPFGCFNQFFTIRSQLEDALNILKDKPSKDEIRRRVDEGLMAVNVMPADIEGKYPFELSGGQMQRMLLARIFALRPKVLIADEATSMVDACVRANILDYLRKLKDELKMTVVFVTHDIGLANYVSDRIFIMHDGKIVNQGTPAEVLDNTTEPHTLRLLDDIPEVHKTEWIKNSHRSKK
- a CDS encoding ABC transporter ATP-binding protein produces the protein MAENVFEVDNLSLYYLGRFGDKTHAVTNVSFSMKQGEILGIAGESGCGKSTLVSGLMGMCIPPLYPEGKSDVRVWNGTKMESLMNRKVEDVRANVLAQKVSMIPQGAFNALNPVRKIKDIAADVIAAHQQPGKKLDHKEIYDRLCERFDLFGMDTKRVLDSYPIQLTAGERQRSVIGISTLLNPQMVIADEPTSALDVSTQKEVIKMIFDLLDKGIFSTMIFITHELPLLYHVADNIAIMYAGEFVEKGTAEQVVKDPRHPYTQALMGAMLSTEASQRGRHPVAIEGAPPSLKNKIEGCRFAPRCSKAKDCPFKKNTQNLRVVGDRDVRCDYAK
- a CDS encoding ABC transporter permease, encoding MGKLLRNLLKSPMFVIGVSIFVLSLLIALFGPLFYHVDINARDMMAGPYAGSSADHLLGTDHLGRDYVSLLIAGLRSSLYVGLVAGVIATTIGVLVGLFGGFRGGWIDEVLNMLTNIFIVIPQFVILVLISSAVKDGRSLTLIGLIIGLTAWSWSARAVRAQASSLRSRDHIALARINGASTLTIVLKHVLPYLLSYVFMVFIMQVSSGILSEASISMIGLGPLDSTSLGIILNQAKDNGALSGGIWIAFLPATIIITLTVFALYLINTSMEGVFNPRLRK
- a CDS encoding ABC transporter permease subunit, yielding MLRYVLQKAFWYLLTFVVAVAINFTLPRMGENNPVDIIMGKAAQGLSPEQAKLKKETLLKAFGMAELDDQGNVVYEPEVDENGQVKTVKVPKLDESGKPVFRVVKDVDAEGNPVMVERQKVDEQGNPVFEEKPVLDAKGKPVMEKDPKTKKKVAKVETVAVMEQVQAEHQDTVMVDQVVLKTDPKLASGISQFLVYIKNVFKGDLGLSYSQYPKPVTDIIKESLPWTLAIQAPTIILGWIVGNLLGAFAAYKRGIFDKVFFPCAMFLNGVPFFVFGMLLVALFSITLGWFPAMGAYSPDIPELTFTWNNIKSVGYYYVLPFFSVFPILLSGQATGMRSMSIYELGTDYMKYAKWLGLREGKIISYVFRNAMLPQLTGLAQSLGAMVGGALITEMIFSYPGLGMAMLTAIQQNDYATIQGCTLMISTCVLVANFAVDVLIAIFDPRVKAGLQMGGK
- a CDS encoding ABC transporter substrate-binding protein is translated as MIGIKSIVKTVAVVSAAGALFGCDSSSEQQAAEGALPRQQTLYLSGQQWGAPATFNPLAESWMAAWPVGGRFNLVYEPLVTYNTLNGQIEALLGTLVPELSNNDSIVIDLNPAAKWSDGKQVNSNDVKFIFTNGSINTTEQISAIHVDTLKAEPAAADAPVAERISFIVAKDKRNNPLSVMDLLQAIRIVPAHVFEPLVAEKGLDEVKKLMMDKNPVVSGPYTIKDYSANKIILERRDDYWGNAALHEGKLPAPKFIVHPIYKSNEHNTIALRKGELDASMSFIPRIGDLKSAGVHTWLNDAPYFTPGAMPMLMINTMKEPLNDKRFRRALATAIDYNAIRQFALSGYTSQLQPGLIMPTNLEGKYINAEDQKVGVKLDIVDEAERLKTVKAMLTEAGYKSVFKDDGSLDHMENAKGEKIPTLFITSPAGWTDWESIVNIAVEGMRKAGIDVREGFVDGGQYWPAMGTGNFDLIMHKPTADVSPSLPWSRFNEVMSSRDWQKLGDWAGTNIGRYNQPGTKEFRPEVDKLLAEIPLMTDEAKKAEAYRELNKIFMEDQPAIPLAYLPEQYYEFSDKVWTNWPSAENAYAPAQLPWIASGTKVLWNLKLK